The following proteins are co-located in the Mycolicibacterium goodii genome:
- a CDS encoding oxidoreductase, with protein MSHWTSADLPSFRGRTVVVTGANSGLGLVTARELARVGAKVIVAVRNLDKGTAAAETMPGGVVEVRKLDLQDLKSVHEFADTVETVDVLVNNAGIMAVPLSRTVDGFESQIGTNHLGHFALTNLLLPKISDRVVTVSSMMHWIGRINLRDLNWKARPYAAWPAYGQSKLANLMFTSELQRRLVASGSSVRALAAHPGYSATNLQGHSGNRLGSAMAALGNRHLATDVTFGARQTLYAVSQDVPGDSFLGPRFGQWGPTGPVGRSPLARRTDTQKALWELSEQLTGTRYPL; from the coding sequence ATGAGCCATTGGACCAGTGCCGATCTCCCCTCGTTTCGCGGCCGCACCGTCGTGGTCACCGGCGCCAACAGCGGGTTGGGACTCGTCACCGCGCGGGAACTCGCCCGCGTGGGCGCCAAGGTCATCGTCGCCGTCCGCAACCTCGACAAGGGCACCGCGGCCGCCGAGACCATGCCGGGAGGCGTCGTCGAGGTACGCAAGCTCGACCTGCAGGACCTCAAGTCGGTGCACGAATTCGCCGACACCGTCGAGACCGTCGACGTCCTGGTGAACAACGCGGGCATCATGGCCGTGCCGCTGTCGCGCACCGTCGACGGCTTCGAGAGCCAGATCGGCACCAACCATCTGGGCCACTTCGCGCTCACCAACCTGCTGCTGCCCAAGATCTCCGACCGGGTGGTCACGGTGTCGTCGATGATGCACTGGATCGGCCGCATCAACCTGCGCGACCTGAACTGGAAGGCCCGCCCGTACGCGGCGTGGCCGGCCTACGGCCAGTCCAAGCTCGCGAACCTGATGTTCACCTCGGAACTGCAGCGTCGCCTCGTCGCCTCCGGATCGTCGGTGCGCGCACTCGCCGCGCATCCCGGGTATTCGGCCACCAACCTGCAGGGCCACTCGGGCAACCGGTTGGGATCGGCGATGGCCGCGTTGGGAAACCGGCACCTGGCCACCGACGTCACGTTCGGGGCCCGCCAGACGCTCTACGCGGTGTCGCAGGACGTGCCCGGCGACAGCTTCCTCGGCCCGCGCTTCGGGCAGTGGGGCCCCACCGGGCCGGTCGGCCGCAGCCCGCTGGCGCGTCGCACCGACACCCAGAAGGCGCTGTGGGAGCTGTCCGAGCAGCTCACCGGCACCAGGTACCCGCTGTAG
- a CDS encoding LpqN/LpqT family lipoprotein, whose protein sequence is MRRSPAVPAVVSVLALLLAGCGAQTPDYQSIWTTTTTTTTTSSGAPPVPLWQHLEDNGIVGEPVAPEKIPDLTVSMPTPPGWHPYTNPNLAPFTRMIAKGDTYPTAMLLAFELYGDFDVAAALRDHGYADAQLSENFKQLNASLEDWRGFPSAMIEGSYDLNGRRMQSYNRVVIPTTEQAPPQRYLIQLTVTTYADQAEAQAKDIESIISGFTVAKK, encoded by the coding sequence GTGAGGCGGTCCCCAGCCGTCCCGGCCGTCGTATCCGTGCTGGCGCTGCTGCTGGCCGGTTGCGGCGCGCAAACCCCTGACTATCAGTCGATCTGGACGACGACCACGACCACCACGACGACCTCCTCGGGTGCGCCACCGGTGCCGCTGTGGCAGCACCTGGAGGACAACGGCATCGTCGGTGAACCCGTCGCCCCGGAGAAGATCCCGGATCTGACGGTCAGCATGCCCACCCCACCCGGCTGGCACCCGTACACCAACCCGAACCTGGCGCCGTTCACCCGCATGATCGCCAAGGGCGACACCTACCCGACGGCGATGCTGCTCGCGTTCGAGCTCTACGGCGACTTCGACGTCGCGGCCGCGCTGCGCGACCACGGCTACGCCGACGCGCAACTGTCGGAGAACTTCAAGCAGCTCAACGCCTCGCTGGAAGACTGGCGCGGCTTCCCCTCGGCGATGATCGAAGGCAGCTACGACCTCAACGGACGCCGCATGCAGTCCTACAACCGCGTCGTCATCCCCACCACCGAGCAGGCACCGCCGCAGCGCTACCTGATCCAGCTGACCGTCACCACCTACGCCGATCAGGCCGAGGCACAGGCCAAGGACATCGAGTCGATCATCTCCGGTTTCACCGTCGCCAAGAAGTGA
- the arsC gene encoding arsenate reductase (glutaredoxin) (This arsenate reductase requires both glutathione and glutaredoxin to convert arsenate to arsenite, after which the efflux transporter formed by ArsA and ArsB can extrude the arsenite from the cell, providing resistance.), with protein MTSDSQARIYHNPKCSTSRKTLELLRDNGIEPQIIQYLKTPPTRDELKKMIADAGIDVRTAVRKRESLYAELNLADATDEQLLDALAEHPILIERPFVVTAKGTRLARPIDSVHEIL; from the coding sequence ATGACATCGGATTCACAAGCTCGCATCTACCACAACCCCAAGTGCTCGACGTCGCGCAAGACGCTGGAACTGTTGCGCGACAACGGCATCGAGCCGCAGATCATCCAGTATCTGAAAACCCCGCCGACCCGCGACGAGCTGAAGAAGATGATCGCCGACGCGGGCATCGATGTGCGCACCGCGGTGCGCAAACGCGAATCCCTCTATGCCGAGCTCAATTTGGCGGATGCAACCGACGAGCAGCTGCTCGACGCTCTCGCCGAGCACCCGATCCTGATCGAGCGGCCGTTCGTCGTCACCGCAAAAGGCACCCGGCTCGCCCGGCCGATCGATTCGGTGCACGAGATTCTGTGA
- a CDS encoding ribose-phosphate diphosphokinase, with amino-acid sequence MATDWTDNRKNLMLFAGRAHPELADQVAKELDVAVTAQTARDFANGEIFVRFDESVRGCDAFVLQSHPAPLNQWLMEQLIMIDALKRGSAKRITAILPFYPYARQDKKHRGREPISARLVADLLKTAGADRIVSVDLHTDQIQGFFDGPVDHMRAQKLLTGYIAEHYADEDMVVVSPDSGRVRVAEKWADSLGGVPLAFIHKTRDPLVPNQVKSNRVVGDVKGKTCILTDDMIDTGGTIAGAVNLLREDGAKDVVIAATHGVLSDPAPQRLAECGAREVIVTNTLPIGEEKRFPQLTVLSIAPLLANTIRAVFENGSVTGLFDGSA; translated from the coding sequence GTGGCCACGGACTGGACCGACAATCGCAAAAACTTGATGCTGTTCGCGGGTCGCGCGCACCCCGAGCTGGCCGACCAGGTCGCCAAGGAACTCGACGTGGCGGTCACCGCGCAGACGGCACGGGATTTCGCCAACGGTGAGATCTTCGTCCGCTTCGACGAATCCGTCCGTGGCTGTGACGCGTTCGTGCTGCAGAGCCATCCGGCGCCGCTGAACCAGTGGCTGATGGAGCAGCTGATCATGATCGATGCGCTCAAGCGTGGCAGCGCCAAGCGCATCACCGCGATCCTGCCGTTCTACCCCTACGCCCGGCAGGACAAGAAGCACCGCGGCCGCGAACCCATCTCGGCGCGGCTGGTCGCCGATCTGCTCAAGACCGCCGGCGCCGACCGCATCGTGTCGGTCGATCTGCACACCGATCAGATCCAGGGCTTCTTCGACGGCCCGGTGGACCACATGCGGGCGCAGAAACTGCTCACCGGTTACATCGCCGAGCACTACGCCGACGAGGACATGGTGGTGGTGTCCCCCGATTCGGGCCGCGTGCGCGTCGCCGAGAAGTGGGCCGACTCGCTGGGCGGTGTGCCGCTGGCGTTCATCCACAAGACCCGTGATCCGCTGGTGCCCAACCAGGTGAAGTCCAACCGCGTGGTGGGCGATGTGAAGGGCAAGACCTGCATCCTCACCGACGACATGATCGACACCGGCGGCACGATCGCCGGCGCGGTCAACCTGCTGCGTGAGGACGGCGCCAAGGACGTGGTGATCGCCGCGACGCACGGTGTGCTCTCGGATCCGGCCCCGCAGCGCCTGGCCGAGTGCGGCGCGCGCGAGGTGATCGTCACCAACACGCTGCCCATCGGTGAAGAAAAGCGCTTCCCGCAACTCACGGTGCTGTCCATCGCACCGCTTCTGGCCAACACCATCCGGGCCGTCTTCGAGAACGGTTCGGTGACCGGACTGTTCGACGGGTCTGCATAG
- the glmU gene encoding bifunctional UDP-N-acetylglucosamine diphosphorylase/glucosamine-1-phosphate N-acetyltransferase GlmU, which translates to MTASTEAAVVVLAAGAGTRMCSDTPKVLHTLAGRGMLAHVLHTVSNISATHLVVVLGHDRERIAPEIARLAGELDRRIDIAVQDQQLGTGHAVNCGLTALPADFAGMIVVTSGDVPLLDTDTLTDLIDSHGSGDAAATVLTTTLPDPTGYGRILRTQDHEIIGIVEQADATESQRTIREVNTGVYAFDIADLRSALTRLRSDNAQHELYLTDVVEILRQDHRTVRAKHVDDSALVTGVNDRVQLSDLAKVLNRRIVAAHQRAGVTIIDPGSTWIDIDVEIGRDTVVHPGTQLLGATRVGAHCVIGPDTSLTHVAVGDGASVVRTHGSESVIGAGATVGPFTYLRPGTNLGADGKLGAFVEVKNSTIGTGTKVPHLTYVGDADIGEYSNIGASSVFVNYDGENKSRTTIGSHVRTGSDTMFVAPVTVGDGAYTGAGTVLRDDVPPGALAVSAGPQRNIEGWVAKRRPGSAADKAARKAMGDES; encoded by the coding sequence ATGACCGCATCAACCGAGGCCGCGGTTGTGGTTCTCGCCGCCGGAGCAGGCACCCGCATGTGCTCCGACACGCCGAAAGTTCTGCACACGTTGGCCGGGCGCGGCATGCTCGCCCACGTCCTGCACACCGTCAGCAACATCTCGGCGACCCACCTCGTGGTGGTGCTCGGTCACGACCGTGAGCGCATCGCCCCCGAGATCGCCCGGCTCGCCGGGGAGCTGGACCGCCGGATCGACATCGCCGTGCAGGACCAGCAGCTCGGCACCGGCCACGCGGTGAACTGCGGGCTGACCGCGTTGCCCGCCGACTTCGCGGGCATGATCGTGGTGACCTCCGGTGACGTGCCGCTGCTGGACACCGACACGCTGACGGATCTGATCGACAGCCATGGCAGCGGCGACGCGGCCGCGACCGTCCTGACCACGACGCTGCCCGACCCGACGGGATACGGCCGCATCCTGCGCACCCAGGACCACGAGATCATCGGCATCGTCGAGCAGGCCGACGCGACCGAATCGCAGCGCACCATCCGCGAGGTCAACACCGGCGTCTACGCGTTCGACATCGCCGATCTGCGCTCGGCGCTGACCCGGCTGCGCTCCGACAACGCCCAGCACGAGCTGTACCTCACCGACGTCGTCGAGATCCTGCGCCAGGATCACCGCACCGTGCGGGCCAAGCACGTCGACGACAGCGCCCTGGTCACCGGGGTCAACGACCGCGTGCAGCTGTCCGACCTCGCCAAGGTGCTCAACCGGCGCATCGTCGCGGCCCACCAGCGGGCCGGCGTGACGATCATCGATCCGGGCAGCACCTGGATCGACATCGACGTCGAGATCGGGCGCGACACCGTGGTGCACCCCGGCACGCAACTGCTCGGCGCGACCCGCGTCGGCGCGCACTGCGTCATCGGCCCGGACACGTCGCTCACCCACGTCGCCGTCGGCGACGGCGCGTCGGTGGTGCGCACCCACGGCAGCGAGTCGGTGATCGGCGCGGGCGCCACCGTCGGTCCGTTCACCTATCTGCGGCCGGGAACGAACCTGGGCGCCGACGGCAAGCTGGGCGCGTTCGTCGAAGTTAAGAACTCCACGATCGGCACCGGCACCAAGGTGCCGCACCTGACCTACGTCGGCGACGCCGACATCGGCGAATACAGCAACATCGGCGCGTCGAGCGTCTTCGTCAACTACGACGGCGAGAACAAGAGCCGAACGACGATCGGGTCACATGTGCGCACCGGCTCCGACACCATGTTCGTGGCGCCGGTGACCGTCGGCGACGGCGCCTACACCGGCGCGGGAACGGTGCTGCGCGACGACGTTCCGCCAGGTGCGTTGGCCGTCTCCGCAGGTCCGCAACGCAATATCGAGGGCTGGGTGGCCAAGAGGCGTCCGGGCTCGGCCGCCGACAAGGCCGCCCGCAAGGCCATGGGCGACGAGAGCTGA
- a CDS encoding TetR/AcrR family transcriptional regulator: MTGSERRQQLIEIAKSLFAERGYDGTSIEEVAQRANVSKPVVYEHFGGKEGLYAVVVDREMSALLEAITSSLTNNRSRVRVERVALALLTYVEEHTDGFRILIRDSPAAITTGTYATLLNDAVNQVSSILAGDFSRRGLDPNLAPLYAQALVGSVSMTAQWWLDVREPSKEVVAAHVVNLAWNGLTHLESNPVLHEE; encoded by the coding sequence ATGACCGGCAGCGAGCGGCGGCAACAGCTGATCGAGATCGCCAAGTCGCTGTTCGCCGAGCGCGGCTACGACGGCACCTCGATCGAAGAGGTCGCCCAGCGGGCCAACGTGTCCAAGCCCGTGGTCTACGAGCACTTCGGCGGCAAGGAAGGTCTGTACGCCGTCGTCGTCGACCGGGAGATGTCGGCGCTGCTCGAGGCCATCACGTCGTCACTGACCAACAACCGTTCCCGGGTGCGGGTCGAGCGGGTCGCGTTGGCGCTGCTCACCTATGTCGAGGAACACACCGACGGGTTCCGCATCCTGATCCGTGATTCGCCTGCCGCGATCACCACCGGCACCTACGCGACGCTGCTCAACGACGCGGTGAACCAGGTGTCGTCGATCCTGGCGGGGGACTTCTCCCGCCGCGGGCTGGACCCCAATCTCGCGCCGCTGTACGCCCAGGCGCTGGTCGGTTCGGTGTCCATGACCGCACAGTGGTGGCTTGACGTGCGCGAACCGTCGAAGGAGGTGGTCGCCGCGCACGTGGTGAACCTGGCCTGGAACGGCCTGACGCATCTGGAATCGAATCCGGTGCTGCACGAGGAGTAG
- a CDS encoding SRPBCC domain-containing protein, translating to MTTDFDRIEREIVIDASAQRVWDLVSEPGWYINDERITEHRIERDGDVAIVTDPTHGRFAFRTVTLDEPRYAAFRWHIDADDLDSSSTLVEFWITPAPSGVVLRVVESGFAALDEPEADRRSRFDDHSGGWTLELGLARKFLVGAAADA from the coding sequence ATGACCACCGACTTCGACCGCATCGAGCGCGAGATCGTCATCGACGCATCGGCGCAACGCGTCTGGGACCTGGTGAGCGAACCCGGCTGGTACATTAACGACGAGCGGATCACCGAACACCGCATCGAGCGTGACGGCGACGTCGCGATCGTCACCGATCCGACGCACGGCAGGTTCGCGTTTCGAACCGTCACCCTCGACGAACCGCGTTATGCGGCCTTCCGCTGGCACATCGACGCCGACGACCTCGACAGCTCGTCCACCCTCGTCGAATTCTGGATCACCCCGGCGCCGTCCGGCGTGGTGCTGCGGGTCGTCGAGAGTGGCTTCGCCGCGCTGGACGAGCCCGAGGCCGACCGCCGTTCCCGGTTCGACGATCACAGTGGCGGCTGGACGCTCGAGCTCGGCCTGGCCAGGAAGTTTTTGGTGGGAGCCGCCGCCGATGCATGA
- a CDS encoding ArsR/SmtB family transcription factor — protein sequence MHESPSPVQVFAALADDSRWQVLVALGRRPASASALADELPISRQAIAKHLKVLTDVGLVAATRVGREIRYEAVGTRLSEVARRLDGIAAGWERRLARIKDAAEQDV from the coding sequence ATGCATGAGAGTCCTTCGCCGGTGCAGGTTTTCGCTGCGCTTGCCGACGACAGCCGGTGGCAGGTTCTCGTCGCACTCGGGCGTCGGCCGGCGTCCGCGTCGGCGCTGGCCGACGAACTCCCGATCAGCCGCCAGGCCATCGCCAAACATCTGAAAGTGCTCACCGATGTGGGACTGGTGGCGGCCACCCGGGTGGGACGTGAGATCAGGTACGAGGCGGTGGGAACTCGGCTCAGCGAGGTGGCGCGCCGGCTCGACGGTATCGCGGCTGGTTGGGAACGCCGGCTGGCCAGGATCAAGGACGCTGCCGAACAGGACGTCTGA
- the mfd gene encoding transcription-repair coupling factor, whose protein sequence is MTAPGHTSVQTPIAGLVELALSDPSLQDVIRRAADRPADLALVGPASARVLVAAALARNGPLLVVAATGREADELTSELRGVFGDSVALFPSWETLPHERLSPGVETVGARLLLLRRLARPDDETLGPPLRVVVTTTRSLLQPMAPDLVDIDPVKLAVGAELEFEDVVARLVDLSYTRVDMVGKRGEFAVRGGILDVFPPTAEHPVRVEFWGDEISEMRAFSIADQRSIPEVPVQTVVAVPCRELLMTDDVRERAAALAAEHPTSENTVPGTVPDMLAKLSEGIPVDGMEALLPLLHPVEPTTLTNHLPEGAPVLVCDPEKVRTRAADLIKTGREFLEASWSTAAVGGDAPIDLEALGASGFLTFEEARDAAREGGHRWWTLSQLSDESAIELDLRPAPSARGQQHNLDEIFAMLRAHVATGGYAAVVTPGVGTAHRVVEQLGEADTAATILEPGAAPKAGVVGVLKGPLCSGVVLPGANLVIITEADLTGNRVTASEGKKLAAKRRNVVDPLALTAGDLVVHDQHGIGKFVEMTERVVGGARREYVVLEYASAKRGGGSDRLYVPMDSLDQLSRYVGGEAPSLSRLGGSDWANTKTKARRAVREIASELVALYAKRQSAPGHAFGPDTPWQAEMEDAFGFTETIDQLTAIQEVKADMEKPVPMDRVICGDVGYGKTEIAVRAAFKAVQDGKQVAVLVPTTLLADQHLQTFTNRMAGFPVTVKGLSRFTDPTESRAVIEGLKDGSVDVVIGTHRLLQTGVTWKDLGLIIVDEEQRFGVEHKEHIKSMRTHVDVLTMSATPIPRTLEMSLAGIREMSTILTPPEERYPVLTYVGPHDDKQVAAALRRELLRDGQAFYIHNRVRTIDEAAARVRQLVPEARVVVAHGQMNEETLEKTVEGFWNREYDILVCTTIVETGLDISNANTLIVERADTFGLSQLHQLRGRVGRSRERGYAYFLYPPNKPLTETAYDRLATIAQNNELGAGMAVAMKDLEIRGAGNVLGAEQSGHVAGVGFDLYVRLVGEAVEAYRAAADGKTVATPQEQKDVRIDLPVDAHLPPEYIGSDRLRLEAYRRLAGAVDDDAVGSVVEELIDRYGPLPEPAQRLVAVARLRLLCREYGITEIGAVSASTVRLSPVVLADSAQLRLKRMYPGGHYRATTSTVQVPLPRAGDGVGAPRIRDLELVGWVAGLVLVLNGKGQADVDMSKFSNPAGEAKR, encoded by the coding sequence ATGACCGCACCGGGGCACACTTCTGTCCAGACCCCGATTGCGGGTCTCGTCGAGCTGGCACTGTCCGATCCGTCTCTGCAGGACGTCATTCGGCGCGCCGCCGACCGACCCGCCGATCTGGCACTCGTCGGACCGGCCAGCGCACGCGTGCTGGTCGCCGCCGCGCTCGCCCGGAACGGCCCGCTGCTGGTGGTCGCCGCCACCGGCCGTGAGGCCGACGAGCTCACCAGCGAGTTGCGCGGCGTGTTCGGCGACTCGGTGGCGCTGTTCCCGTCGTGGGAGACGCTGCCGCACGAGCGGCTCTCACCCGGCGTCGAGACCGTTGGGGCGCGGCTGCTGCTGTTGCGTCGCCTGGCCCGGCCCGACGACGAGACCCTCGGCCCGCCGCTGCGCGTGGTGGTCACCACGACGCGGTCGCTGCTGCAGCCGATGGCTCCCGACCTCGTCGACATCGACCCGGTGAAACTTGCCGTCGGCGCCGAGCTGGAGTTCGAGGACGTGGTCGCGCGGCTCGTCGACCTTTCTTATACGCGCGTCGACATGGTCGGCAAGCGCGGCGAGTTCGCGGTGCGCGGCGGCATCCTCGACGTGTTCCCGCCGACGGCCGAACATCCGGTCCGTGTCGAGTTCTGGGGCGACGAGATCTCGGAGATGCGGGCGTTCTCGATCGCCGACCAGCGGTCCATCCCCGAGGTGCCGGTGCAGACCGTCGTCGCGGTGCCGTGCCGTGAGTTGCTGATGACCGACGACGTGCGCGAACGCGCCGCGGCGCTGGCCGCCGAGCATCCGACGTCGGAGAACACCGTGCCCGGCACGGTGCCGGACATGCTGGCCAAACTGTCCGAAGGCATCCCGGTCGACGGCATGGAGGCCCTGCTGCCGCTGCTGCATCCGGTCGAGCCGACGACGCTGACCAACCATCTGCCCGAGGGCGCCCCGGTGCTGGTGTGCGATCCGGAGAAGGTGCGCACCCGTGCCGCGGACCTGATCAAGACCGGCCGCGAATTCCTCGAGGCGTCGTGGTCGACGGCCGCCGTCGGCGGCGACGCCCCGATCGATCTGGAGGCGCTCGGCGCGTCGGGGTTCCTCACGTTCGAGGAGGCGCGCGACGCCGCCCGCGAGGGCGGGCACCGGTGGTGGACGCTGTCGCAGCTGTCCGACGAGTCGGCGATCGAACTCGACCTGCGGCCGGCCCCGTCGGCGCGCGGCCAGCAGCACAACCTCGACGAGATCTTCGCGATGCTGCGGGCCCACGTGGCCACCGGTGGGTACGCCGCCGTCGTCACCCCCGGCGTCGGCACCGCACACCGCGTCGTCGAGCAACTCGGCGAAGCCGACACCGCCGCAACGATTCTGGAGCCTGGCGCCGCCCCCAAGGCCGGTGTGGTCGGGGTGCTCAAGGGCCCGTTGTGCAGCGGTGTGGTGCTGCCCGGCGCCAACCTGGTGATCATCACCGAGGCCGACCTGACCGGTAACCGGGTGACCGCCAGTGAAGGCAAAAAGCTTGCCGCCAAACGGCGTAACGTCGTCGACCCGCTCGCGCTCACCGCGGGCGACCTGGTGGTGCACGATCAGCACGGCATCGGCAAGTTCGTCGAGATGACCGAGCGGGTGGTCGGCGGCGCGCGCCGCGAGTACGTCGTGCTGGAGTACGCCTCGGCCAAGCGCGGTGGCGGATCGGACCGGCTCTACGTGCCGATGGATTCGCTGGATCAGCTGTCCCGCTACGTCGGCGGGGAGGCGCCGTCGCTGTCGCGCCTCGGCGGCAGCGACTGGGCGAACACCAAGACCAAGGCGCGCCGCGCGGTCCGGGAGATCGCCAGTGAACTTGTTGCGCTGTACGCCAAACGCCAGTCCGCGCCGGGACACGCGTTCGGCCCGGACACCCCGTGGCAGGCCGAGATGGAAGATGCGTTCGGGTTCACCGAGACCATCGACCAGCTGACGGCCATCCAGGAGGTCAAGGCCGACATGGAGAAACCCGTGCCGATGGACCGGGTGATCTGTGGCGACGTGGGGTACGGCAAGACCGAGATCGCGGTGCGCGCGGCGTTCAAAGCCGTGCAGGACGGCAAGCAGGTCGCGGTGCTGGTGCCGACGACGCTGCTGGCCGACCAACATCTGCAGACCTTCACCAACCGCATGGCCGGCTTCCCGGTGACCGTCAAAGGCTTGTCGCGGTTCACCGATCCCACCGAATCCCGCGCCGTGATCGAAGGTCTCAAAGACGGTTCGGTGGACGTCGTGATCGGCACCCACCGGTTGTTGCAGACCGGTGTGACGTGGAAAGACCTTGGCCTCATCATCGTCGACGAGGAGCAGCGGTTCGGCGTGGAGCACAAAGAGCACATCAAGTCGATGCGCACCCACGTCGACGTGCTCACCATGAGCGCCACCCCGATCCCGCGCACCCTGGAGATGAGCCTGGCAGGCATCAGGGAGATGTCGACGATCCTCACCCCGCCCGAGGAGCGCTACCCGGTGCTCACCTACGTCGGCCCGCACGACGACAAGCAGGTCGCCGCCGCGCTGCGCCGCGAACTGCTGCGCGACGGGCAGGCGTTCTACATCCACAACCGGGTGCGCACCATCGACGAGGCCGCCGCCCGGGTGCGCCAGCTGGTGCCCGAGGCGCGGGTTGTGGTGGCGCACGGCCAGATGAACGAGGAGACGCTGGAAAAGACCGTCGAGGGTTTCTGGAACCGCGAATACGACATCCTGGTGTGCACCACGATCGTCGAGACCGGCCTGGACATCTCCAACGCCAACACGCTGATCGTTGAGCGGGCCGACACGTTCGGTCTGTCCCAGTTGCACCAGCTGCGCGGCCGGGTGGGCCGCAGCCGCGAGCGTGGCTATGCCTACTTCCTGTATCCGCCGAACAAGCCGCTGACCGAGACGGCCTACGACCGCCTGGCCACCATCGCCCAGAACAACGAACTGGGTGCCGGTATGGCCGTGGCGATGAAGGACCTGGAGATCCGCGGTGCGGGCAATGTGCTCGGTGCCGAGCAGTCCGGCCACGTCGCAGGCGTCGGCTTCGACCTGTACGTGCGCCTGGTGGGGGAGGCCGTCGAGGCTTACCGAGCTGCGGCCGACGGGAAAACCGTTGCCACACCGCAGGAGCAGAAGGATGTGAGGATCGACCTTCCGGTCGATGCGCATCTGCCACCCGAGTACATCGGCAGCGACCGGCTGCGCCTGGAGGCCTACCGCCGGCTGGCCGGCGCGGTCGACGACGACGCCGTGGGGTCGGTCGTCGAGGAGCTCATCGACCGTTACGGGCCGCTGCCCGAACCGGCGCAGCGTCTGGTGGCCGTCGCCCGGCTGCGGCTGCTGTGCCGCGAGTACGGCATCACCGAGATCGGTGCGGTGTCGGCGTCGACGGTGCGGTTGAGCCCGGTGGTGCTTGCGGATTCGGCGCAGTTGCGGCTCAAGCGGATGTACCCGGGCGGGCACTACCGCGCCACCACCTCCACCGTGCAGGTGCCGCTGCCGCGCGCCGGTGACGGTGTCGGCGCGCCGCGCATCCGCGATCTCGAACTGGTCGGTTGGGTGGCCGGACTCGTGCTGGTGCTCAACGGAAAAGGTCAGGCCGACGTGGACATGTCGAAGTTCTCGAACCCGGCGGGGGAGGCGAAGCGATGA
- a CDS encoding nucleoside triphosphate pyrophosphohydrolase: protein MIVVLVDPRRPALVPVDAVEFLTGDVQYTEEMPVKVPWSLPSARPAYDGEDAPVLLSSDPEHPVVKARLAAGERLIAAPDPQPGERLVDAVTLMDKLRTSGPWESEQTHDSLRRYLLEETYELFDAVRSGDAEELREELGDVLLQVLFHARIAEDAPEHAFSIDDVADALVRKLGNRVPAVIAGESISLDEQLAQWEERKAQEKKVKARASSMDDVPTGQPALALAQKVLARVAQAGLPADLIPAALTSVTVSADTDAENELRSAVLEFMDTVRQVEADVAAGRRGENVPEELDVAPLGVISEDEWRAYWPGVVADVSEASEPEPEPDPESDPDSGD from the coding sequence ATGATCGTGGTCCTGGTGGATCCGCGCCGCCCCGCCCTGGTGCCGGTCGACGCCGTCGAGTTCCTCACCGGGGATGTCCAGTACACCGAGGAGATGCCGGTCAAGGTGCCGTGGTCGCTGCCGTCGGCGCGGCCGGCCTACGACGGCGAGGACGCCCCTGTGCTGCTGTCCTCCGATCCTGAGCATCCAGTTGTCAAGGCGCGCTTGGCCGCCGGTGAGCGGCTGATCGCGGCGCCCGATCCGCAGCCGGGGGAACGTCTGGTCGACGCGGTCACGCTGATGGACAAGCTGCGCACCTCCGGGCCGTGGGAGAGCGAGCAGACCCACGATTCGCTGCGCCGCTACCTGCTGGAGGAAACCTACGAGTTGTTCGACGCCGTCCGCAGCGGCGACGCCGAGGAACTCCGTGAGGAACTCGGCGACGTGCTGCTGCAGGTGCTGTTCCATGCCCGCATCGCCGAGGACGCGCCCGAGCATGCGTTCAGCATCGACGATGTGGCCGATGCGCTGGTGCGCAAACTCGGCAATCGCGTGCCCGCGGTGATCGCCGGGGAGTCCATCTCTCTGGACGAGCAGTTGGCTCAGTGGGAAGAGCGCAAGGCCCAGGAGAAGAAGGTCAAGGCGCGTGCGTCGTCGATGGACGATGTGCCCACCGGTCAGCCCGCGCTGGCGTTGGCGCAGAAGGTGCTGGCGCGCGTCGCGCAGGCCGGTCTGCCCGCGGACCTGATTCCGGCCGCGCTGACGTCGGTCACGGTCTCGGCCGATACCGATGCCGAGAACGAACTGCGTTCTGCGGTGCTGGAATTCATGGATACCGTGCGACAGGTGGAGGCCGATGTCGCGGCAGGCCGCCGTGGCGAGAATGTCCCCGAGGAACTCGATGTCGCCCCGCTCGGGGTGATCTCCGAGGACGAGTGGCGGGCGTACTGGCCCGGTGTTGTCGCCGATGTCTCGGAGGCCTCGGAGCCGGAGCCGGAGCCTGACCCCGAATCGGACCCGGACTCCGGCGACTGA